The following are from one region of the Coffea eugenioides isolate CCC68of chromosome 2, Ceug_1.0, whole genome shotgun sequence genome:
- the LOC113761034 gene encoding uncharacterized protein LOC113761034, with amino-acid sequence MGLTSKLAILRHPPRHDLLLLLRRNPSLPRLPLFTVPQLQAWSSLSSSSYTTTSISFHNSNSSSSIKGGSGIKAFSESASSTMVKAIRVHEPGGPEVLKWEDVEVGEPKEGEIKVKNKAVGLNFIDIYFRKGVYKAASLPFTPGMEAAGVVIAVGPGLTGREVGDLVAYAGNPMGAYAEEQILPADKVVPVPTSIDPIIAASIMLKGMTTQVLVRRCFKVEPGHTVLVHAAAGGVGSLLCQWANALGATVIGAVSTKEKAAQAKDDGCQHVIIYKDEDFVTRVNEITSGKGVEVVYDSVGKDTFEGSLACLKPRGYMVNFGQSSGMPDPVPLSALAAKSLFLTRPSMMQYTSTRDELLETAGEVFANVASGVLRVRVNHTYPLSQAAQAHSDLESRKTSGSVVLIPDAVNL; translated from the exons ATGGGACTAACTAGTAAGTTGGCAATCCTTCGTCACCCTCCTCGTCACgaccttcttcttcttcttcgaaGAAATCCTTCATTGCCACGTTTACCCCTCTTTACAGTTCCACAGCTGCAAGCCTGGTCGAGTCTGAGCAGTAGCAGTTACACTACTACTAGTATTAGCTTTCATAACAGTAACAGTAGTAGTAGTATCAAAGGCGGCAGCGGAATAAAAGCTTTCTCGGAATCAGCAAGTTCAACAATGGTCAAGGCTATCAGGGTTCACGAACCTGGCGGCCCAGAG gTTCTGAAATGGGAAGATGTGGAAGTTGGGGAGCCGAAGGAAGGGGagatcaaagtgaaaaacaaGGCTGTTGGACTAAACTTCATTGACATATACTTCAGGAAAGGAGTTTACAAGGCAGCCTCACTGCCTTTTACTCCAG GAATGGAAGCTGCTGGTGTGGTTATAGCTGTGGGGCCTGGGCTAACTGGCAGAGAAGTTGGAGACCTAGTTGCCTATGCTGGTAATCCAATGGGTGCATATGCAGAAGAACAAATACTTCCTGCGGACAAAGTAGTACCAGTTCCTACTTCAATTGACCCTATTATTGCGGCTTCTATCATGCTTAAAGGAATGACAACTCAAGTCTTAGTCCGTCGCTGTTTCAAA GTTGAGCCTGGACACACGGTTCTTGTTCATGCAGCTGCAGGGGGTGTTGGGTCACTGTTGTGCCAGTGGGCAAATGCCCTTGGTGCAACTGTCATTGGAGCTGTTTCAACCAAAGAGAAGGCAGCTCAAGCAAAGGATGATGGATGTCAACATGTCATAATCTACAAGGATGAGGATTTTGTTACTCGTGTTAATGAGATAACATCAGGCAAAGGAGTTGAAGTAGTCTATGATTCTGTTGGCAAAGACACCTTTGAG GGGTCGCTAGCATGCTTGAAACCCCGTGGGTACATGGTTAATTTTGGGCAGTCGTCTGGTATGCCAGACCCAGTACCTTTGTCTGCTCTTGCAGCAAAGTCTCTATTCTTGACTAGGCCTTCAATGATGCAATACACTTCAACTCGGGACGAACTATTGGAAACTGCAGGAGAAGTATTTGCTAATGTAGCATCAGGTGTGCTGCGGGTTCGAGTAAATCATACTTATCCCTTATCCCAGGCTGCTCAGGCGCATTCTGATCTTGAGAGTCGAAAAACGTCTGGCTCTGTTGTTCTCATACCAGACGCCGTTAATCTGTGA
- the LOC113755042 gene encoding UDP-glycosyltransferase 13-like, translated as KLKEIAIGLERSEQKFLWVVRSPPSEDKTSRFQTPPAPDLDLLLPHGFLDRTKGRGFVVSSWAPQVDVLNHGSVGGFVTHCGWNSVLEAVCAGVPMVGWPLYAEQRLNRLFLVEEMKLALPMDESTEGGFVKAAKIEKRVRGLMDSEEGKVIRETAQAKKEEAKQAIGIFGSLATAERYKAIVD; from the coding sequence AAACTGAAAGAGATAGCCATCGGGTTGGAGAGGAGCGAGCAAAAGTTCCTGTGGGTGGTGCGCAGTCCGCCTTCTGAGGACAAAACCAGCCGCTTTCAAACTCCACCCGCCCCAGATCTGGATTTGTTGCTTCCTCACGGGTTTTTGGACCGGACAAAGGGTAGGGGTTTCGTGGTGAGTTCTTGGGCACCGCAGGTGGATGTGTTGAATCATGGGTCGGTGGGTGGGTTTGTGACCCACTGTGGGTGGAACTCAGTGTTGGAAGCAGTCTGTGCGGGTGTGCCTATGGTGGGGTGGCCGCTTTATGCTGAGCAGAGGCTGAATAGGCTGTTCTTAGTTGAGGAGATGAAGTTGGCCTTACCAATGGATGAAAGTACGGAAGGTGGGTTCGTGAAAGCGGCTAAAATCGAGAAGCGAGTTAGGGGGTTGATGGATTCGGAGGAAGGAAAGGTGATCAGGGAAACAGCCCAGGCAAAGAAGGAGGAAGCAAAGCAAGCCATCGGCATTTTTGGCAGTCTCGCCACCGCAGAGCGCTACAAAGCGATTGTAGATTGA